The Campylobacter concisus genome has a window encoding:
- a CDS encoding tetratricopeptide repeat protein, whose protein sequence is MKKILVLAAALFALNAMANENLDKANELYAKKNFNEAYLAFNKACGEGEKKACTMNAIMLFNGDGVAKDRAQAEKIFTKMCDENEGMACEKLGEMTAYGLIKDKDDNEAKSEEKAKALFKKACDNGYKPACDFVTK, encoded by the coding sequence ATGAAGAAAATTTTAGTTTTAGCGGCGGCACTTTTTGCGTTAAATGCTATGGCAAATGAAAATTTAGACAAGGCAAATGAGCTTTATGCAAAGAAAAATTTTAACGAGGCCTATCTTGCTTTTAACAAAGCTTGCGGCGAAGGCGAGAAAAAGGCTTGCACGATGAATGCGATCATGCTATTTAACGGTGATGGCGTGGCAAAAGATAGAGCTCAGGCTGAGAAAATTTTTACAAAAATGTGCGACGAAAATGAGGGCATGGCCTGCGAAAAACTAGGCGAAATGACAGCTTATGGCCTCATAAAAGACAAAGATGATAATGAAGCAAAAAGCGAAGAGAAGGCAAAAGCTTTGTTTAAAAAAGCTTGCGACAACGGCTACAAACCAGCTTGTGACTTTGTAACAAAATAG
- a CDS encoding DHH family phosphoesterase: MKIYHLSHTDLDGYGAQYITNFYFKDVKFLNSNYGREIDDKFAQILSEIDASNDDKNVILITDLNLTPAQCESFEEMIEGKNIKLFLLDHHQSGAECASAYSWYFLDSSRCATKITYDFFAGIFGKNKEFEIFSDVVNAVDIWLKDDKNFEMGKVCLGLVANAKEINKVMFEAENNLYMDHILKEASKFFNEKNDYIGLDMQVHAIKKSFFKEDKDDTLSNLISNYVVKKLSENKEKFSISYKDHKGILTYNVGNVSVIGNDFLVANPEFDFFIDVTNKKTLSFRANGKLDVSAMAKHLVGGGGHVNASGGLFANFKDGFSYEPIKAQIVDLITKKTQEEI; this comes from the coding sequence ATGAAAATTTATCACCTCTCACACACCGATCTTGACGGATACGGCGCGCAATACATAACAAATTTTTACTTCAAAGATGTGAAATTTCTAAACTCAAACTACGGCAGAGAGATAGATGATAAATTTGCTCAAATTCTATCTGAGATAGATGCCTCAAACGATGATAAAAACGTCATTTTAATCACCGATCTAAATTTAACTCCGGCTCAGTGCGAGAGCTTTGAGGAGATGATAGAGGGCAAAAATATAAAGCTATTTTTGCTAGATCATCACCAAAGCGGTGCCGAGTGCGCGAGCGCTTACTCATGGTACTTTTTAGATAGCTCAAGGTGCGCTACAAAGATCACTTACGACTTTTTTGCGGGAATTTTTGGCAAAAACAAGGAGTTTGAAATTTTTAGTGACGTCGTAAATGCCGTGGATATCTGGCTAAAAGATGATAAAAATTTCGAGATGGGCAAGGTCTGCTTGGGGCTTGTGGCAAACGCTAAAGAGATAAATAAGGTGATGTTTGAAGCTGAAAACAACCTCTATATGGATCATATCTTAAAAGAAGCTAGCAAATTTTTTAACGAGAAAAACGACTACATAGGCCTTGACATGCAGGTGCATGCTATAAAGAAGTCATTTTTCAAAGAGGATAAAGACGATACGCTAAGCAATCTAATCTCAAACTACGTCGTAAAAAAACTTAGTGAAAATAAAGAGAAATTTAGCATAAGCTATAAAGATCATAAAGGAATTTTAACCTACAATGTCGGCAATGTTTCTGTTATCGGCAACGATTTTTTGGTGGCAAATCCTGAATTTGACTTCTTTATCGACGTGACAAATAAAAAAACGCTAAGCTTTCGTGCAAATGGCAAGCTAGACGTTAGCGCCATGGCAAAACACCTAGTTGGTGGCGGCGGACACGTCAATGCTAGCGGCGGGCTGTTTGCAAATTTCAAAGATGGCTTTAGCTATGAGCCGATCAAGGCACAGATAGTTGATCTAATAACTAAAAAAACACAGGAGGAGATATGA
- the flhA gene encoding flagellar biosynthesis protein FlhA, with protein MAKQKNNILTLVAPFLAPIVKFKSLSIVGIIVAILAIIIVPLPSAVLDFFLAFSISISVLIILISIYVPKPTDLSTFPTLILIITLFRLSLNIATTRMILSEGHNGPEAVSEIISSFGNFVVGGNFVIGTIVFCILVLINFMVVTKGSTRVSEVQARFTLDAMPGKQMAIDADLNAGLIDEKTARERRQAIIGEANFYGAMDGSSKFIKGDAVAGIIITIINIIGGFAIGSFQHGLDMATSAQYYTILTIGDGLVSQIPGLITSTATAIIITRASKDDEDFAEGTLNQLLGDYKTLLIVGFILFMFALVPGLPTLSLGFIALLFLGLGYIIKQTKDGGLNLNLAPKEKTASKKAGAATPSGAGAAAASGGAAKAPKKSDEEIAREEETKINDILKLEILELDLGYGLLKLADVDLIERIRAMRRNIASSLGFLMPKIRIRDNLQLPPNEYRFKLKGIVIGQGEIYADKFLAMDSGLVSEDIEGIPTKEPAFGLDALWIDASVKEDAILSGYTIVDPASVISTHMSELIKQNAAELLTRQETQNLLDKLKIDYPVVVEDTLRIAPINLIQKVLKTLLKDNIPIKDLLSILEAISDIAEVSKNLDMIIEHVRAALSRVITSLYVDEKGQLNFYILDTAAQQKLMDAVQYKDGAYHLMINVAQTSSIVQALRREKEKRPMSQHGEMVLCVEPSLRKFIANICANFAIDIVVLSFAEISANTPFETVGVIEIENL; from the coding sequence TTGGCAAAGCAAAAAAATAATATCTTGACTCTTGTCGCACCGTTTCTTGCGCCAATTGTCAAATTTAAAAGTCTTAGCATCGTTGGCATCATCGTTGCCATCCTTGCTATCATCATCGTGCCGCTTCCAAGCGCGGTGCTTGACTTTTTCTTGGCATTTTCGATCTCGATTTCAGTGCTTATTATTTTGATATCTATTTACGTGCCAAAGCCGACTGACCTTAGCACGTTTCCGACGCTCATTCTCATTATCACGCTTTTTCGCCTATCGCTAAACATAGCAACTACGCGTATGATCTTAAGCGAGGGTCACAACGGCCCAGAAGCGGTCAGTGAGATCATCTCAAGCTTTGGAAATTTCGTCGTTGGTGGCAACTTTGTCATCGGCACCATCGTATTTTGTATCTTGGTGCTCATAAATTTCATGGTCGTAACAAAGGGCTCAACCCGCGTGAGTGAGGTGCAAGCTCGTTTTACACTTGATGCGATGCCTGGTAAGCAAATGGCGATAGATGCGGACCTAAACGCAGGTTTGATTGATGAAAAAACGGCGCGCGAAAGACGTCAAGCCATCATCGGCGAGGCAAATTTCTACGGCGCGATGGATGGTTCGTCTAAATTTATAAAAGGTGACGCCGTCGCTGGCATCATCATCACTATAATTAACATCATCGGCGGCTTTGCTATCGGCTCGTTTCAACACGGCCTTGATATGGCGACATCGGCTCAGTACTATACGATCCTAACTATCGGCGATGGCCTTGTGAGCCAGATCCCAGGACTTATCACTTCAACAGCGACTGCTATCATCATCACAAGGGCTAGCAAAGATGACGAGGATTTTGCAGAAGGCACGCTAAATCAGCTATTAGGCGACTATAAAACCTTGCTGATAGTGGGCTTCATACTATTTATGTTTGCCCTTGTGCCAGGACTTCCAACCCTATCTCTTGGCTTTATCGCGCTGCTATTTTTGGGGCTTGGCTACATCATCAAGCAGACAAAAGATGGCGGGCTAAATTTAAACCTTGCACCAAAAGAGAAAACTGCTTCTAAAAAAGCTGGAGCCGCTACGCCAAGTGGGGCAGGGGCGGCAGCTGCGAGTGGTGGGGCTGCTAAGGCACCAAAGAAGAGCGACGAAGAGATCGCAAGAGAAGAAGAGACAAAGATAAATGACATCTTAAAGCTTGAAATTTTAGAGCTTGACCTAGGATATGGACTACTAAAGCTAGCTGATGTGGATCTAATAGAGAGAATTCGCGCTATGAGGCGAAATATCGCTTCAAGTCTTGGCTTTTTGATGCCAAAGATAAGGATCCGCGACAACCTCCAACTACCACCAAACGAGTACCGCTTCAAGCTAAAAGGCATCGTGATCGGTCAGGGCGAAATTTATGCGGATAAATTTCTAGCGATGGATAGTGGTTTAGTTAGCGAGGATATCGAGGGGATTCCCACAAAGGAGCCAGCTTTTGGGCTAGACGCTCTTTGGATCGATGCTAGCGTCAAAGAGGACGCCATACTTAGTGGCTACACGATAGTTGATCCTGCAAGCGTCATCTCAACGCACATGAGCGAGCTTATCAAGCAAAATGCAGCCGAGCTTCTAACTCGCCAAGAGACGCAAAATTTACTAGATAAACTAAAGATCGACTACCCAGTAGTGGTCGAGGATACGTTAAGGATCGCACCTATAAATTTGATCCAAAAGGTCTTAAAAACGCTGCTTAAAGACAATATTCCGATCAAAGACCTGCTTAGCATACTTGAAGCCATTAGTGACATCGCCGAGGTTAGTAAAAATTTAGACATGATCATCGAGCACGTGCGTGCAGCGCTTTCGCGTGTCATCACTTCGCTTTATGTAGATGAAAAGGGACAGCTAAATTTCTACATCCTAGACACCGCCGCACAGCAAAAGCTTATGGATGCGGTGCAGTATAAAGACGGCGCCTATCACCTGATGATAAACGTGGCGCAGACATCATCTATCGTGCAAGCACTTAGGCGTGAAAAAGAGAAGCGGCCAATGAGCCAACACGGAGAAATGGTGCTTTGCGTGGAGCCAAGCTTGCGCAAATTTATAGCAAATATCTGCGCAAATTTTGCCATCGATATAGTGGTGCTAAGCTTTGCTGAGATCTCGGCAAATACGCCATTTGAAACAGTTGGCGTCATAGAAATAGAAAATTTATAA
- a CDS encoding Rrf2 family transcriptional regulator produces MLFTKASEYALLSLILISQKSSPVDVDTISNELKISKSFLAKILQNLAKDGVLKSFKGANGGFALNGEPENLSIKKIIECAEKRELSVFECSSSALGCPSNKASSCQIWSMFSGLQGKIDEMLDAIKLSDIVKK; encoded by the coding sequence ATGCTTTTTACAAAGGCAAGCGAATACGCTCTACTTTCGCTTATTTTAATATCTCAAAAATCATCGCCAGTTGATGTTGATACGATCTCAAATGAGCTTAAAATTTCAAAAAGTTTTCTGGCAAAAATTTTACAAAATTTAGCAAAAGATGGAGTTTTGAAGTCATTTAAAGGAGCAAATGGCGGTTTTGCACTAAACGGCGAACCTGAAAATTTAAGCATAAAAAAGATAATCGAATGCGCCGAAAAGCGCGAACTAAGCGTCTTTGAGTGCTCATCTTCAGCGCTGGGTTGCCCATCAAACAAAGCCTCAAGCTGTCAAATTTGGTCGATGTTTAGCGGCCTTCAAGGCAAGATCGACGAGATGCTTGACGCGATAAAACTAAGTGACATCGTTAAGAAGTAA
- the rpsO gene encoding 30S ribosomal protein S15: protein MALDSAKKAQIVAKFARKEGDTGSPEVQIALLTARITELTEHLKIFKKDFSSRLGLLKLVGQRKRLLKYLKNKDYTTYSKLISELGLRDK from the coding sequence ATGGCTTTGGATTCGGCTAAAAAAGCTCAAATAGTTGCGAAATTCGCTAGAAAAGAGGGAGATACAGGCTCTCCAGAAGTTCAAATAGCTCTTTTAACAGCTAGAATAACTGAACTTACAGAACACCTTAAAATTTTCAAAAAAGACTTTTCATCACGTTTAGGTCTTTTGAAACTAGTTGGTCAAAGAAAAAGACTTTTAAAGTATCTTAAAAACAAAGACTACACTACATATTCAAAACTAATCTCTGAGCTTGGCTTAAGAGATAAATAA
- the fdhF gene encoding formate dehydrogenase subunit alpha: protein MKEGKVICPYCGTGCQVTLHVENNVVRAATGVEDNPVNQGNLCLKGFYGWDYVASPDRLTKPLIRKKNGVFSKDGEFEEASWDEALDLVVEKMKEAKEKYGPDSLAGNFSARCTLEDNYVAQKLMRAVIGTNNVDHCARIUHAPTVAGLAKTIGNGAATNSFTEIGTYSNCILMIGSNPENGHPIAAMHIQRALNRGAKLIVIDPIKTEFASRADIHLQLEPEHNIPVINALLYTIIEEGLVNEEFVRDHTIGIEYVKEAVKDYAPEVVAKYTRLNPEDIRAAARMYATTKPAVITHGMGVTHFNHGVGGVCDVSNLFLITGNICELGTGDLPLRGQENVQGCCDMGVLPNIFPNLGSVTDPEQRAWFEKMWHLEPGFLNSKIGIHKTEVPDAILDGRVHFFWTIGENPVISEPNTNHFLKGIANVDFYVVQDLFLTETSLKADVVLPGVASSEKEGLYTNAERRVQHNEAVITPPGDARQDWWIVCEIARRLGATEGFNFNSPEEIWEEVRKCDPRRYGGMSYYRLKKYHGLHWPCPTEDDMGGQSLYLDKKFFTPDGKGRFVPCLFVDKADEIESAKLEFAKKMNMSPEYPIMAGSVDEKTDAEYPIQLLTTRKVYQYTVGTMTRRSRAIEEGGDSIGPIAEMSPALAERYGLKQGDFIKAWSRYGYIVVKAEVTDIVPDGIIQMTFHYWESSCNELTSSGWDYISKTPTFKAAIQIKKIDEEEFLRVRELKREKFQTSKIIYDDFHHHGNAAINE, encoded by the coding sequence ATGAAAGAAGGCAAAGTCATCTGTCCTTATTGCGGGACAGGCTGTCAAGTAACCTTGCACGTGGAAAACAACGTCGTTCGTGCCGCTACTGGCGTCGAAGACAATCCAGTCAATCAAGGAAATTTATGTTTAAAAGGCTTTTATGGCTGGGACTACGTTGCAAGTCCGGACAGACTTACAAAGCCACTTATTAGAAAGAAAAATGGGGTCTTTTCAAAGGATGGTGAATTTGAAGAGGCCAGCTGGGACGAGGCACTTGACCTTGTCGTAGAAAAAATGAAAGAGGCAAAAGAGAAATACGGCCCTGACTCACTAGCAGGTAACTTCTCAGCACGCTGTACACTTGAGGACAACTACGTCGCTCAAAAGCTAATGCGCGCTGTAATTGGCACAAATAACGTCGATCACTGCGCTAGAATTTGACACGCTCCGACAGTAGCAGGACTTGCTAAAACAATCGGAAACGGAGCTGCCACAAATAGCTTTACAGAGATTGGCACTTATAGTAACTGTATATTAATGATAGGCTCAAACCCAGAAAATGGTCACCCAATCGCAGCTATGCACATCCAAAGAGCGCTAAACCGCGGTGCAAAACTGATCGTTATCGACCCTATAAAGACTGAGTTTGCAAGTAGAGCAGACATCCACTTACAACTAGAGCCAGAGCACAACATCCCTGTTATCAACGCACTTCTTTACACTATCATCGAAGAAGGCCTTGTAAATGAGGAATTTGTAAGAGATCACACAATAGGCATCGAGTATGTCAAAGAAGCTGTCAAAGACTATGCTCCAGAGGTTGTAGCTAAATACACAAGGCTAAATCCAGAGGATATCAGAGCAGCTGCTAGAATGTATGCCACCACAAAACCAGCCGTCATCACTCACGGCATGGGTGTAACTCACTTCAACCACGGTGTTGGCGGAGTTTGCGACGTATCAAATTTATTCTTGATCACTGGCAATATCTGCGAGCTTGGCACAGGCGACTTGCCGCTTAGAGGTCAAGAGAACGTTCAAGGCTGCTGCGACATGGGCGTTTTACCAAACATATTCCCAAATCTTGGCTCAGTAACCGATCCAGAGCAAAGAGCTTGGTTTGAGAAAATGTGGCACCTAGAACCTGGATTTTTAAACTCAAAGATAGGTATCCATAAAACTGAAGTGCCTGATGCAATACTTGATGGCAGAGTGCATTTCTTCTGGACTATCGGCGAAAACCCAGTCATCTCTGAGCCAAATACAAACCACTTCTTAAAAGGCATCGCAAATGTCGATTTCTACGTGGTTCAAGATCTATTTTTAACTGAGACTTCACTAAAAGCTGACGTCGTTCTCCCTGGCGTTGCAAGTAGCGAAAAAGAGGGTCTTTACACAAACGCAGAGCGCCGTGTCCAGCACAACGAAGCTGTCATCACACCTCCAGGAGATGCTAGACAAGACTGGTGGATCGTTTGCGAGATCGCACGTCGTTTGGGCGCAACTGAGGGCTTTAACTTCAACTCACCTGAAGAGATTTGGGAAGAAGTTAGAAAATGCGACCCTAGACGCTACGGCGGTATGAGCTATTATAGACTTAAAAAATATCACGGACTTCACTGGCCATGCCCAACTGAAGATGATATGGGTGGTCAAAGTCTCTATCTTGATAAGAAATTCTTTACCCCTGATGGCAAAGGTCGCTTTGTGCCATGCTTATTTGTGGATAAAGCTGATGAGATCGAGAGTGCAAAACTTGAGTTTGCTAAGAAGATGAATATGTCACCTGAGTATCCTATCATGGCTGGTTCAGTCGATGAGAAGACTGACGCTGAGTATCCGATACAGCTTTTAACTACAAGAAAAGTTTATCAATACACAGTTGGCACTATGACAAGACGCTCACGTGCCATCGAAGAGGGCGGAGATAGCATCGGACCTATCGCTGAGATGAGCCCAGCGCTTGCAGAGAGATACGGACTAAAACAAGGCGACTTTATCAAAGCTTGGAGTAGATACGGCTACATCGTCGTAAAAGCTGAAGTAACAGACATCGTGCCTGATGGCATAATTCAGATGACTTTCCACTACTGGGAGAGCTCTTGCAACGAGCTAACAAGCAGCGGTTGGGACTACATCAGTAAGACTCCGACATTTAAAGCAGCTATCCAGATCAAAAAGATCGATGAAGAGGAATTTTTACGAGTTCGCGAGCTAAAACGCGAGAAATTCCAAACTTCAAAGATCATCTACGATGACTTCCACCACCACGGAAATGCAGCGATAAATGAGTAA
- the cmoA gene encoding carboxy-S-adenosyl-L-methionine synthase CmoA: MRDEIFKEPINKQFEFDDFVASVFDDMISRSVPFYDVSSNLNAKLLAKILPKSAKVCDLGCSTANSLLLLNNLRNDLVLSGVDNSEAMLANAKNKAKAYGADIEFILDDILECELEGFDAVLANYTLQFIRPPKRADLVQKICNGLNENGVFLFSEKIIFEDKKLTKSVIEIYEDYKQAQGYSRYEIAQKREALENVLVPYTEEENRNLALNAGFKRVESTFKWGNFMSFLAFK, translated from the coding sequence ATGAGAGATGAAATTTTTAAAGAGCCTATAAACAAGCAGTTTGAATTTGATGACTTTGTGGCGAGCGTTTTTGATGATATGATCTCGCGTTCAGTGCCATTTTACGACGTTAGTTCAAATTTAAATGCAAAGTTGCTTGCTAAAATTTTGCCAAAATCAGCAAAAGTGTGCGACCTCGGCTGCTCTACGGCAAATAGCCTACTTTTGCTAAACAACCTAAGAAACGACCTCGTGCTAAGCGGCGTGGATAACTCTGAGGCGATGCTTGCAAATGCAAAAAACAAGGCAAAGGCTTATGGGGCTGATATTGAATTTATCTTAGATGACATCTTAGAGTGCGAGCTAGAGGGCTTTGACGCTGTTTTGGCAAACTACACTTTGCAGTTTATCAGACCGCCAAAAAGGGCTGATCTTGTGCAAAAAATTTGTAACGGACTAAATGAAAATGGCGTCTTTTTATTTAGTGAAAAGATCATCTTTGAAGATAAAAAGCTTACTAAAAGCGTCATAGAAATTTACGAGGACTACAAGCAGGCGCAAGGCTACTCACGCTACGAGATCGCCCAAAAAAGAGAGGCGCTTGAAAATGTGCTGGTGCCATACACTGAAGAAGAAAATAGAAACTTAGCCCTAAATGCTGGCTTTAAGCGTGTCGAGAGCACGTTTAAATGGGGAAATTTCATGAGCTTTTTGGCGTTTAAGTAA
- a CDS encoding bifunctional riboflavin kinase/FAD synthetase, giving the protein MPNFSTLLTKDNITAVAIGHFDGVHRGHKQLLKQLGEFGGLVVIDKNKANITPKLKRAEYSNYPCFLYDFESIKGLSGEEFIALLKRDFKNLKKIVVGFDFRFGRNRAWDKHDLKRIFDGGVVVVDEVCYDGMGVHSSSIRELIRQGNIDEANRLIGREYSIEGNVIKGQGIGAKELVATLNLDIKSYLLPREGVYATRTRMGSYTYGSVTFIGNRLSTDGNFSVETHILDEVAPKVTKHVAVCFIKRLRDNKKFNNLSELKEQIKRDINEARQCVGVCDLFFGETMRYFDGYGAGI; this is encoded by the coding sequence ATGCCGAATTTTTCTACGCTTTTAACAAAAGATAACATCACTGCCGTTGCGATCGGGCACTTTGACGGCGTGCATAGGGGGCACAAGCAACTTCTAAAACAGCTTGGCGAGTTTGGCGGGCTTGTCGTCATCGATAAAAATAAGGCAAACATCACGCCAAAGCTAAAGCGAGCCGAGTACTCAAACTATCCTTGCTTCTTGTATGATTTTGAGAGTATAAAAGGGCTTAGCGGCGAGGAATTTATCGCACTTTTGAAGAGGGATTTTAAAAATTTAAAAAAGATCGTTGTTGGATTTGATTTTAGATTTGGCAGAAACAGAGCGTGGGACAAACACGATTTGAAAAGGATTTTTGATGGCGGGGTAGTCGTCGTTGATGAGGTTTGCTATGACGGCATGGGTGTGCATAGCTCATCAATCAGAGAGCTGATACGCCAAGGCAACATCGATGAGGCAAACAGGCTAATAGGCAGGGAGTACTCGATCGAGGGCAACGTGATAAAAGGGCAGGGTATCGGCGCAAAAGAGCTGGTTGCTACGCTAAATTTAGATATAAAAAGTTATCTTTTGCCGCGCGAGGGCGTCTATGCGACAAGAACGAGGATGGGTTCATACACCTATGGCTCGGTCACTTTTATAGGCAACAGGCTTAGTACGGATGGAAATTTTAGCGTCGAGACGCACATCCTAGACGAGGTCGCGCCAAAGGTGACGAAGCACGTTGCCGTTTGCTTCATAAAACGTTTGCGCGATAATAAGAAATTTAATAATCTTAGCGAGCTAAAAGAGCAGATAAAACGCGATATAAACGAGGCTAGGCAGTGTGTGGGCGTGTGCGATCTCTTTTTTGGAGAGACGATGAGATACTTTGATGGATACGGAGCTGGTATATGA
- the tlyA gene encoding 23S rRNA (cytidine-2'-O)-methyltransferase TlyA, with product MRFDNYVASVLNISRNKASELIKSGKVLTNGEICTKVSSEVSEAKISLLDEIYVGRGALKLKSFLEAMKFDLADKNALDIGSSTGGFMQILLERGVKSVTGVDVGTDQLDASLRSDERVKIYEKTDVREFAKTHQNKFDLITCDVSFISLAEILPAICELASENSLIITLFKPQFEVGVGVKRNKKGVVTDTKAVNLAMKRFEVLASSLKFELIACKECEVKGKEGNAEFFYAFNKR from the coding sequence TTGAGGTTTGATAACTACGTCGCAAGCGTTTTAAATATAAGTAGAAACAAGGCTAGCGAGCTAATAAAATCAGGCAAAGTGCTAACAAATGGCGAAATTTGCACCAAGGTTTCAAGCGAGGTTAGCGAGGCTAAAATTTCGCTACTTGATGAAATTTACGTTGGGCGAGGCGCGCTTAAGCTAAAAAGCTTTTTGGAGGCGATGAAATTTGACCTAGCTGACAAAAACGCACTTGATATCGGCAGCTCAACTGGCGGCTTTATGCAAATTTTGCTTGAGCGTGGCGTAAAGAGCGTGACTGGCGTCGATGTGGGCACTGATCAGCTAGATGCTAGCCTAAGAAGCGATGAGCGAGTGAAAATTTATGAGAAAACTGATGTCAGGGAGTTTGCTAAAACGCATCAAAATAAATTTGATCTAATAACCTGCGACGTGAGCTTTATCTCTTTGGCTGAAATTTTACCTGCAATTTGCGAGCTAGCAAGCGAAAATTCGCTCATCATAACGCTTTTTAAACCGCAGTTTGAAGTGGGCGTTGGCGTAAAACGCAACAAAAAAGGCGTTGTCACCGACACTAAGGCTGTAAATTTAGCGATGAAGCGCTTTGAAGTGCTAGCAAGCAGCTTGAAATTTGAACTGATAGCTTGCAAAGAGTGCGAAGTCAAGGGAAAGGAAGGAAATGCCGAATTTTTCTACGCTTTTAACAAAAGATAA